In Mytilus edulis chromosome 4, xbMytEdul2.2, whole genome shotgun sequence, the following proteins share a genomic window:
- the LOC139520732 gene encoding zinc transporter ZIP3-like, with the protein MPQGQVDMDVVVAKILSLIILTVCTVLFGLFPCRLMQYFAKIIISKKKMFDYMISTMKCFSGGIFLGTCFLHLIPETRIKVGEVMMQIRSDSSYPVAELLTMAGFFGVIFTEHAIRALYKKVRRLTNRQNDWNSNEILPTFGCGSNYRESQSEFDCHSVNTGVQDETLKLEHASDVHEDNQDIIHDTLTMEIEPAPLQDMEVKRVVSEFSREGGDTSKGQIRSVLFITALSFHGVFEGMALGLQSLESNVWVLCFAITIHRGILAFGMGLQHMQNEERHSTIVFSISSFAVIAALGIIIGIAISTGAQLYTDVNVPNAILQSLATGTLFYIIFFDILYKEMTGNKDVKKISCTFVGFSVMAIVFAVTRQ; encoded by the coding sequence ATGCCACAGGGACAGGTGGACATGGACGTGGTTGTGGCCAAAATATTGTCACTTATCATTCTGACAGTATGTACCGTACTTTTCGGACTTTTTCCGTGTAGACTAATGCAGTATTTTGCAAAAATAATCatatcaaaaaagaaaatgttcGACTATATGATATCAACAATGAAATGTTTCTCTGGTGGAATATTCCTTGGAACCTGTTTCCTCCATCTTATTCCAGAAACAAGAATCAAAGTAGGAGAAGTTATGATGCAGATTCGTTCGGATTCATCATATCCGGTAGCAGAACTATTAACAATGGCGGGATTTTTTGGTGTGATATTTACTGAACACGCAATAAGAGCTTTATACAAAAAAGTTCGAAGACTTACGAACAGACAGAATGATTGGAATAGTAATGAAATTTTACCAACATTTGGTTGTGGTTCGAACTATAGAGAAAGTCAAAGTGAATTTGACTGTCATAGTGTAAACACAGGTGTCCAGGATGAAACTTTAAAACTTGAACATGCTAGCGATGTACATGAAGACAATCAGGATATAATACATGATACATTGACAATGGAAATAGAGCCTGCACCTCTTCAGGACATGGAGGTGAAAAGAGTTGTATCAGAGTTCAGTCGCGAAGGAGGGGACACAAGTAAAGGACAAATAAGGTCTGTTCTCTTTATTACAGCTTTATCGTTTCATGGTGTGTTCGAAGGAATGGCATTGGGTCTCCAAAGTTTAGAAAGTAACGTTTGGGTATTGTGTTTTGCTATAACAATTCATCGTGGAATTTTGGCGTTTGGCATGGGACTTCAACACATGCAGAATGAGGAGAGACATAGTACTATCGTATTTAGTATCTCATCCTTCGCTGTCATAGCAGCCCTAGGAATTATTATAGGTATTGCGATTTCAACTGGAGCACAACTTTACACGGACGTTAATGTTCCGAATGCTATTTTGCAAAGTCTTGCAACGGGTacgttattttatattatattttttgataTACTTTATAAAGAAATGACTGGAAACAAAGACGTTAAAAAGATTTCTTGTACATTTGTTGGCTTCTCTGTGATGGCTATTGTGTTCGCAGTTACCAgacaataa